DNA sequence from the Cupriavidus oxalaticus genome:
AGCGCGGCAAAAGCAACGACCGGCTGCGTCTTGCGGCGCAGCGTGGGCGGCTGGGCGTCGGTCATGGCGGTCTTCATGCGGTCAGGCGCGCCGGCGGGACGCAGATGCGAACAGTGTAGGCGACGACACGCGAGAATGTGCCCGGGCGGCGTATCAGGCGCTGCACAGTTGACAGCCCCGCGCCGTCGCGCTGGAATGCGCACATCGCCCGGTGCTGCAGTGACCGTACAAGGACCCGCCATGACCACCGAACAGGAGCGCCTGCTGCTGCGCGACACCATCGAGGCCGGCTTCCGCCAGGCCGCGTTCGTCAATGACGTCGGCATCGCGCTGGCGGATTGCGGGCCGGGCTGGTGCGAATCGACGCTGGCTGTCACGCCGCGTCACCTGCAGCACGGCGGCATCGTCCATGCGGGCGTGCAGGCCACCATGGCCGACCATACTGCAGGCGCCGCGGCCACCACCATCCTCGAAGCGGGCCAGCACGTGGTCACCGCGGAATTCAAGATCAACCTGCTCAGGGCCGTGCGCAGCGAACGGCTGCGCTGCCGTGCCGATGTGCTCAAGTCCGGCCGCTCGATCATCGTGGTCGAGGCGGATGTGTTTGCGGACGTGCACGGCGAATCGGTGCTGGTGAGCCGCTTCAACGCAACGATGAGCGTGCTCGATCTGGCCTGAATCCAACCCGGCCTGAGCCGGCCCGAGCCCGCTTGTGCCGCGTGAGGGCGCTCAGCGCGTCGCCACGATAAACAGCCGCGGGAACGGCAGCAGCACCGACTTGTCGGGCAACGCGGGATACGCCTTCGCGATCTCGCTTTCATAGCGCGCCAGGTACGCCACGCGCCCGGCCTCGTCCAGCGGCTGCAGGAACGGCCGCAGCCCGCTGCCCTTGAACCATTCCACCACCGCCGCCGCGCCGCCGGCCAGCGGATGGTGGTAGGTGGTCACCCACACGTCCACGCGCCGGCACAGCGGGCGCAGCAGTTCGTAGTACCACTGCGCCGGTGCGCGCTCGGCGCGCGCCTTGCTGGCGCTGGCCAGCTGCTGCGCCCACGGGCTTTCTGCAGCCACCTGGCGCATCAGCCGGTGCGCGGGCTCTTCCAGGTTGTCGGGCATCTGCACGGCGAGCGTGCCGCCTTCCGAGAGTCTGGAAACGAGCCTGGGAAACAGATTGGCGTGGTCCGGCAGCCATTGCAGCACGGCGTTGGCCAGGATCACGTCGTACGGGCCGGCATCGTCCCAGGCGCCGATATCGGCCACGCGGAACTGCACGTCAGGCAGGCGCTTGCGCGCGGCGTCGACCATGTCGTCGGAGCTGTCCAGGCCGGTGACCAATGCGCCCGCGTACCGCGCCAGCAATACCTCCGTGGAATTGCCGGGGCCGCAGCCGATATCCACCGCGTTGCGCACGATCTCGTTGGGAATGGCGGCAACGAGGTCGCGCACGGGACGGGTACGTTCGTCTTCGAAGGCGACGTATTGGCGGGCGGACCAGCTCATGGTGGATCTCCGGACGTTGAGGCGCAGGCCGATAGGATACGCCCGCCGCAGCCGACACCGCACGAACAAGGCTCCCCTCGCCCGCTTGCGGGAGAGGGGAGCAAACCGCCAGCGAGCGAAAGGCCGTCAGTCATCCATCCAAAAACAAAAAGCCCGGCGACACCGCCGGGCTTTCCGCTTACTACATCAACGCAACAGGCAATCAGCTCTTGGCCACCACAGCTGCCTTGCCCTTGCCAAGCATCCGGTTGATCTGCCACTGCTGCGCAATCGACAGGATGTTGTTCACCACCCAGTACAGCACCAGGCCGGCCGGGAAGAAGAAGAACATCACCGAGAACACCAGCGGCATGATCGTCATGACCTTGGCCTGCACCGGATCCGGCGGCGTCGGGTTCAGCTTGGTCTGCACGAACATCGACACGGCCATCACGATCGGCAGGATGTAGAACGGATCCGGCACCGACAGGTCCTTGATCCAGCCCAGCCACGGCGCGCCGCGCATTTCCACCGACGACAGCAGCACCCAGTACAGCGCGATGAACACCGGGATCTGGATCAGGATCGGCAGGCAGCCGCCGAGCGGGTTGACCTTCTCGGTGCGGTACAGGCCCATCATCTCCTGGTTCATCTTCTGCGGGTCGTTCTTGTAACGCTCGCGGATCGCGGTCATGCGCGGCTGCAGGTCCTTCATCTTGCCCATGGACTTGTAGCTCGCCGCCGACAGCGGGAAGAACACCAGCTTGATCAGCACCGTCAGCGCGATGATCGACCAGCCCCAGTTGCCCAGGAAGCCGTGCAGCTTCTCCAGCAGCCAGAACAGCGGCTTGGCCAGGATGGTCAGCCAGCCGTAGTCCTTCACCAGCTCCAGGCCCGGGGCGATCTTCTCGAGCATGTGCTCTTCCTGCGGACCGGCGAACAGGCGTGCGTCGGCGCTCACCGTAGCGCCCGGGGCCACTTCGCCCAGCGGCTGCTGGATGCCCACGCGGTACAGGTTCGGGTCAATCTGCTGGACGTAGAAGCTGTGCTCCTTGCCGGCCTGCGGAATCCAGGCCGAGGCAAAGTAATGCTGCACCATCGCCACCCAGCCGTTGTTGGCGGTGGCCGGCACGGTGGCCTTGCCCTTGGCGATGTCTTCAAAGCTGATCTTCTGGTACTTGTCCGCGTCGGTGTAGACCGCCGGACCCGTGAAGGTGCTGTAGAACTGCGACTGCTCGATCTTGCTGCCATCGCGCGCCAGTTCCAGGTACAGCGTCGGCGACACCGGCGCGGGGCCCGCGTTGGTCACCGCGAACTTGGTGTCCACCACATAGCTGCCCTTGCGGAACACATAGGTCTTGGTGAACGTGACGCCGTTCTTCTCGGCGGTCAGCACCACTTCCAGCTGCTCGGCGCCATCCAGGCTGCGCGGGCCCGGCGCGGCGGTGAACACCGTGGTGTGGTTGGGCAGGTCGCCACCGATCAGGCCCGAGCGCGCCAGGTAGGTGTGCACGTTGTCACGCTCGAACAGTACCACCGGCTTGGCGTCCTTCTCGAGCTCCTTGAGCAGCTCCAGGCGCGACACGATGCCGCCGGCGGTGTCGATCTCGGCGCGCACCCGGTCGGTGGTCACCACGATCTTCTCGCCGGCGGGCTGGGCGGCTGCCTGGGGCGCGGCGCCGGCAGTCGGGGCGGCTGCGCCCGGCTGCACGTTGGCCTTGGGCACGTCGCCCTGCGCGGCAACGCCGCTGGCGGCCGGCGCCGAGGCGCCCTGCTGCGTGGCGCTCGGGAAGAACATCGACGCATGGCCTTGGGAGCGTTGCCAGTTGTCGTAGAGCAGCACGAGGGACATCGAGAAGATGACCCAGAGGATGGTGCGTTTGATATCCATGTCTGGCTGTGGTCGGAGAAATCAGGGTCTGGGCAGACGGATCGCGGCAGGCACATGGGGCGCATGGCCTGCCGCGGCATGGACGGAACGGCCCGATGCGGAGTCCGCCCTGGCTGTGTCGGTTTCCGTGCCCGGCACGGGATCATACCCGCCTTGGGCGAAGGGATGGCAACGGCACAGCCGGCAGGCGGCCATCCAGCTGCCGCGCGCGGCGCCGTGATGGACGATCGCGTCGC
Encoded proteins:
- a CDS encoding PaaI family thioesterase, translating into MTTEQERLLLRDTIEAGFRQAAFVNDVGIALADCGPGWCESTLAVTPRHLQHGGIVHAGVQATMADHTAGAAATTILEAGQHVVTAEFKINLLRAVRSERLRCRADVLKSGRSIIVVEADVFADVHGESVLVSRFNATMSVLDLA
- the tam gene encoding trans-aconitate 2-methyltransferase, which codes for MSWSARQYVAFEDERTRPVRDLVAAIPNEIVRNAVDIGCGPGNSTEVLLARYAGALVTGLDSSDDMVDAARKRLPDVQFRVADIGAWDDAGPYDVILANAVLQWLPDHANLFPRLVSRLSEGGTLAVQMPDNLEEPAHRLMRQVAAESPWAQQLASASKARAERAPAQWYYELLRPLCRRVDVWVTTYHHPLAGGAAAVVEWFKGSGLRPFLQPLDEAGRVAYLARYESEIAKAYPALPDKSVLLPFPRLFIVATR
- the yidC gene encoding membrane protein insertase YidC, with amino-acid sequence MDIKRTILWVIFSMSLVLLYDNWQRSQGHASMFFPSATQQGASAPAASGVAAQGDVPKANVQPGAAAPTAGAAPQAAAQPAGEKIVVTTDRVRAEIDTAGGIVSRLELLKELEKDAKPVVLFERDNVHTYLARSGLIGGDLPNHTTVFTAAPGPRSLDGAEQLEVVLTAEKNGVTFTKTYVFRKGSYVVDTKFAVTNAGPAPVSPTLYLELARDGSKIEQSQFYSTFTGPAVYTDADKYQKISFEDIAKGKATVPATANNGWVAMVQHYFASAWIPQAGKEHSFYVQQIDPNLYRVGIQQPLGEVAPGATVSADARLFAGPQEEHMLEKIAPGLELVKDYGWLTILAKPLFWLLEKLHGFLGNWGWSIIALTVLIKLVFFPLSAASYKSMGKMKDLQPRMTAIRERYKNDPQKMNQEMMGLYRTEKVNPLGGCLPILIQIPVFIALYWVLLSSVEMRGAPWLGWIKDLSVPDPFYILPIVMAVSMFVQTKLNPTPPDPVQAKVMTIMPLVFSVMFFFFPAGLVLYWVVNNILSIAQQWQINRMLGKGKAAVVAKS
- the yidD gene encoding membrane protein insertion efficiency factor YidD, producing MKRILLALLRIYKIALSPYLGSQCRFLPTCSDYARDAIVHHGAARGSWMAACRLCRCHPFAQGGYDPVPGTETDTARADSASGRSVHAAAGHAPHVPAAIRLPRP